A region of the Bacillota bacterium genome:
GCCTGGAATAAAATGTTAAATTACATTGTGGTTTGGTTTTTGACCTTAATCTAGCGAAAAAAGAGTACATCTAAACGACTAACAATGTTTTACCTTTAACAAAAAAGCTAATTTTGCAAAAGGCTCATTTACCAATCCCGGTCGTGACCTGATAAGTTATCAGCGGCCCAACAACCGGGGGGTCTTTCTGGGCCGGGTGACCGACTATGACCCCAAGCACGGAGTAGTCCGACTGCGCCTGGAAGACGAGTTGGGGATTGGTGATGGAATTGAGGTGTGGGTTACTCAAGGCGGTCGTTGCGGCACAGTAGTAAAGGAACTCCTGGTGAAAGGGAGAGCGGTGGAGCGAGCCGAGCCCGGCCAGGAGGTAAGTTTAGTTTTGGATGGACGGGTGAAGCGGGGCGACCGCGTCTTTAAGACCCATGACGCCCGCTTGATTGCCATGGCCCAGGCCTCATACGCGGGGGGTGGACGCCGGATTCCGATCACCATCAGGGCGGAGGTGGCCGTTGGCTCCCCGTTGGTCTTGACTGCTCGCGATCCCGAGGGAAATGAGGCCCGGACGCAAACTGATTTTGTGGGCGTCCCAGCCGAAAAACACCCGCTGACGGCGGCGACGTTGAAAAAGCAGTTAGAGCGCCTGGGGAATACTCCGTTCATTTTAGCCGGGCTGGACTGGGAGATTAACGGAGAGGTCATGGTGCCGGTCAGCGAAATTAATGAGGCCCGCCGGCGCCTGGTCGCCGAACTAACGGCGAAACGTTTACGTTTCTTTGACCGGCCAGCTGTTCCAGCTGATATTTTTCAGCGGCGGTTAGCGGCTATTGGACCCGTTGACCAGCCGGCTTTGCATCAACCAGAAAAAAAACCATTGCTGGCAGTAACAGTTGGGGATCAGGTATCTGCCCGCCTAGCGGTCCAGGCAGGAGCAGACCTGCTCTATTTAAGCGGGGAGCAGTTCCGGCATAAAGAAAGACTGACCGACCAACAGATCGAGGAGATCATTAACTTTGGGACCGAACGCGGCTGCCAGATCGTCGTGGCGCTGCCCAGGATCTGGCACATGGCGGAACGGCAAAACTTGCTGAAATTGATGGAGAAGGTCAACCAGTGGCGGCCAGCGGCGGTCTCAGTGGCAAACCTGGGGAGCCTGCAGGTGGCTTTGGAGAAGGCCCGGGTTCCCATTTACGCTGATTACCCGTTGAATATCTATAACGACTGGTCGATTCGACTGTTAAAAGAGTTGGGTGTCGCCCAGGTTAGTCTTTCACCAGAATTAAATTTTACGCAGATCGAAAACCTGTCGGCCCGATGGGAAGTGTCAACGGAGTGCCTGGTACACGGCGCGCTGACGATGATGGTCTCCGAACATTGTGTGGTGGGGGCACTGCTCGGGAACCGCGGTGCGGAAAAGGCTTGCACCAGACCATGTGTTCGCGAGAAGGTGCGTTACTATCTGCAAGACCGTTTGCATTTTCGCTTCCCGCTGGAGATGGACCAGGCCTGCCGAATGTATATTCACAACCCGAAAGTGATGTGTCTGATTGAACACCTGCCGGAATTTCAACGTCTGGGCATCCACGTCTTGCGGATTGAAGCGCGGCGAGAAGAGCCGGCGTATGTCCGCCAGGTCGTGCAAGTTTATCGACAAGTCTTGGACAGGCTAACCGATCAGCGGGACAACGCTGATCTTACAGAAGCAAGAGAGCAGCTAGTAGCGCTAAACCCCGAAGGATTTACAAAGGCCCACTACTTCCGGGGTGTGTTATAATTGTTATAATATTATAATATAGAGTCAAGGTAGATATATTGAAGGGGTGGACAGGTGAACCCAAAATCATTGGCCAAGTTGGAGTTCGACAAGATTCTTTCTATGTTGCAAGACTGCTGTACCAGCACCTATGGTCAGGAGCAGGTCAGCGAACTCAAACCTTCGACCAATCTGGCGGAAATCTTGGCCTGGCAGCGGGAAACCTCGGAAGCCAAAGACCTCCTGCGGCGAGAACCACAGGTGCCCCTAAGAGGTATTCGCGAGATTCGGTCGGCAGTTTGGAAGGCCAAAATGGGCGGTGTGCTCGAACCTGCCGAGTTATTAGACGTAGCCTCAACGGTAATGGCCATCCGCCAGCTGCGCGGGTTTTTGACCCGGCAGGCGGGTCAGGACACGATCCTGTGGCAGATGGGCAATAGCTTGGGTGTTTTCCCTTCTCTGGAAAAGCAAATTACCGACTGTATTACCGATGATGCCACGGTTAAAGACACAGCCTCCCCCGCTTTGAACCGGTTGCGCCATCAGATCAGGGGGCTGGAAAGTCGGGGTCGGGAGAAGCTGGAACAGATCATCCGACAGCCGGAGTACCAGAAGCTGCTCCAGGAAGCGATCGTGACCATCCGCGGAGACCGGTACGTGGTGCCAGTGAAACAAGAATACCGCGCCCAGTTCGCGGGGATTGTTCACGACCAGTCAGCCAGTGGGGCGACCTTGTTTATCGAACCAATGGCGGTGGTTGAGATCAATAATGAATTGCGTCGGGTTCGACTGCAGGAGCAGGAGGAAGTTACCCGGATCCTGCGTGAACTGACTTCCTTAATCCGCGTGGAGGCGGCGGCGCTGGAAGAGACCATCAAAAATCTTGGCCGGATTGATTTTGTGCTGGCCAAGGGAAAATTAAGCCAGAATATGGACGCTGGAGAGCCGAAGCTAAACGCACATGGCTGTTTGGCTATCATTCAGGGGCGTCACCCTCTGATCGGTCGTCAGGCGGTGCCAGTGACTGTCTGTCTGGGTAAGGACTTTGACATCCTGGTAATTACCGGACCGAATACGGGCGGGAAGACCGTGACCTTGAAAACTATTGGACTTTTGACCCTAATGGCCCAAGCGGGATTGCATGTCCCAGCGCAAACCGGCACGGAGTTGTCGGTCTTTGAACAGGTTTGGGTGGACATCGGAGATGAACAGAGCATTGAGCAATCGCTCAGCACATTTTCTTCCCACATGTCCAATATTGTCCAGATTTTGCGGTCGGCTGACCAGCGTTCCCTGATCCTGTTGGACGAGTTGGGGGCGGGAACTGACCCGACTGAGGGCTCGGCCCTGGCGATGGCGATCCTGGAACACCTGCAGAATGTTGGCGCGAAAGTGGTGGCGACGACTCACTACAGTGAACTGAAGACTTTTGCCTATAGCCGCGAGCGGGTGGAAAACGCCTCGGTCGAGTTTGATGTACGCACCCTCAGGCCAACTTACCGGCTGCTGATCGGACTGCCAGGACGGAGCAATGCCTTCGAAATTGCCAGCCGTTTGGGCCTGGCTCCGGAAATAGTCAACCGGGCCAAACAAT
Encoded here:
- a CDS encoding endonuclease MutS2 — translated: MNPKSLAKLEFDKILSMLQDCCTSTYGQEQVSELKPSTNLAEILAWQRETSEAKDLLRREPQVPLRGIREIRSAVWKAKMGGVLEPAELLDVASTVMAIRQLRGFLTRQAGQDTILWQMGNSLGVFPSLEKQITDCITDDATVKDTASPALNRLRHQIRGLESRGREKLEQIIRQPEYQKLLQEAIVTIRGDRYVVPVKQEYRAQFAGIVHDQSASGATLFIEPMAVVEINNELRRVRLQEQEEVTRILRELTSLIRVEAAALEETIKNLGRIDFVLAKGKLSQNMDAGEPKLNAHGCLAIIQGRHPLIGRQAVPVTVCLGKDFDILVITGPNTGGKTVTLKTIGLLTLMAQAGLHVPAQTGTELSVFEQVWVDIGDEQSIEQSLSTFSSHMSNIVQILRSADQRSLILLDELGAGTDPTEGSALAMAILEHLQNVGAKVVATTHYSELKTFAYSRERVENASVEFDVRTLRPTYRLLIGLPGRSNAFEIASRLGLAPEIVNRAKQFISGEELQVADLIQNLKENQRVIEQEREEAERLRSEATRIAQELQDKRQEWKERETRLLQKAQAEAFQIIRQARQEADQILRELRRARTQAAEKAAVRTAEEAKKRLKSLQDQVYEQTQTELAETTPNLTELKPGDLVEIIKLQQRGYVLSEPNSSGEVQVQAGIMKINVKLAELKKVKEKKETRDYAGNGQLMANKTKTIANELDCRGLTVEEAIIQVDKYLDDAYLAGLLQVYLIHGKGTGALRAAIKEYLATHPYVRSQRAGAPYEGGLGVTVVQLKNK